From one Planococcus citri chromosome 3, ihPlaCitr1.1, whole genome shotgun sequence genomic stretch:
- the LOC135839171 gene encoding uncharacterized protein LOC135839171 isoform X2: MERYRVPVCQYCGEEFEAGQETVRNETCPHTYHRECVKSLTEQRTPAGNFRYLPAKCQHRSCGAVLIRQHYHSIIFRYETPENICTNSGHRHRIANLSDTIDFQRERINALNDSLRDAVAQNEIMTGRIADLEREITRLRRPAQDYQDFEDDLNHRDNDDDDIGDAQRQMINHGNQVAGNENIHAAENQEDRAPDNYANNDNEANDRQDVDERNDLNEPIDRAFAEGFVQTNEEREMQRRMDQERDAQDGVIPEPVPASVSAPAPSAPNLDDVNLEEPHPSNSEPVLVAPELGEAGNVAGPSRFREPFRPSTRNVFSSFYNSSNVLVNHVMRNATEQRNDHQHRDQPLLDDEDAPYEDFRTRREIRVYDGGVQSAVFPHRRGNIMAILNQSGYTFNPQIQRELRHEYTLHSQQMYSSVYTSWSPDDRRPTTHIFLNGWWVIGDGLAHGVAREPLRRDPTLKSRWDRSRFAGSFLSAKRLRHNIQQHAHNIPRFCVVAMGGHDLTLESEHTARINTSALIQFLLDQRVERILILPIIIADRRPDAEIRRSYRDWQRGILPQLDRSRVTYLQFLEETVDRVQPYHADLAGIIYAHPFVHFDIIYRLAHMLRYFD; the protein is encoded by the exons ATGGAAAGATATCGTGTTCCGGTATGCCAGTACTGCGGGGAGGAGTTCGAGGCAGGACAAGAAACTGTCCGGAATGAGACCTGTCCGCATACTTACCATCGCGAGTGCGTTAAAAGCTTAACTGAGCAGCGTACGCCCGCCGGCAATTTCCGCTATCTCCCCGCAAAATGTCAACATCGAAGTTGCGGTGCGGTTTTGATTCGACAACACTATCACAGTATTATTTTCCGCTACGAGACGCCCGAAAATATTTGCACCAACTCTGGACACCGGCATAGAATCGCGAATCTCAGCGACACGATTGATTTCCAGCGAGAGCGTATCAATGCGCTAAATGACTCACTTCGCGATGCTGTAGCgcaaaatgaaattatgacCGGACGTATTGCAGATCTCGAACGAGAAATAACTAGACTTCGGCGACCAGCGCAAGATTACCAAG ATTTCGAAGACGATCTCAACCATCGAGACAACGACGATGACGATATCGGTGATGCGCAGCGGCAGATGATTAATCACGGCAATCAAGTTGctggaaatgaaaatattcatgcCGCCGAAAATCAAGAAGATCGAGCTCCAGATAATTACGCAAATAACGATAACGAAGCCAACGATCGTCAAGACGTCGATGAGCGCAACGACCTTAATGAACCAATTGATCGAGCGTTTGCAGAAGGATTTGTTCAAACGAACG AAGAACGAGAGATGCAACGCCGTATGGACCAAGAGCGAGACGCTCAAGATGGTGTAATTCCAGAGCCAGTTCCAGCTTCGGTCAGTGCTCCAGCTCCGTCAGCTCCTAATCTTGACGATGTAAACCTCGAAGAGCCTCACCCATCGAATTCTGAACCAGTTTTAGTCGCGCCAGAGCTGGGAGAAGCGGGAAACGTTGCCGGACCATCGCGATTTCGCGAGCCTTTCCGGCCTAGTACTCGTAACGTCTTCTCTTCTTTCTACAATTCCAGCAACGTATTGGTAAACCACGTTATGCGGAATGCAACCGAACAACGCAATGATCATCAACATCGTGACCAACCGTTGCTAGATGATGAAGACGCCCCGTACGAAGACTTCAGAACGAGGCGCGAAATACGCGTCTACGATGGTGGCGTACAGAGCGCTGTATTTCCGCATCGTCGTGGAAATATTATGGCGATTTTGAACCAGTCTGGCTATACTTTCAACCCGCAAATCCAGCGCGAGCTTCGTCACGAGTATACTTTGCATAGTCAGCAAATGTACTCCTCAGTTTACACGAGCTGGTCACCGGACGACCGCCGTCCAACCACCCATATTTTCCTGAACGGATGGTGGGTGATTGGCGACGGTCTTGCCCACGGTGTTGCGAGAGAACCGCTGAGACGAGATCCAAcgttaaaaagtcgctgggatCGTAGCCGCTTCGCGGGAAGTTTTCTTTCGGCCAAACGTCTGCGACACAACATTCAACAACACGCCCACAACATCCCACGGTTCTGCGTAGTGGCCATGGGAGGACACGACCTAACGCTTGAGTCCGAGCACACGGCCAGAATAAACACGTCAGcgttgattcaatttttgttagacCAACGCGTGGAGCGAATTCTTATCCTCCCGATAATCATCGCTGATCGACGACCAGATGCGGAAATAAGAAGATCGTACCGCGATTGGCAGCGAGGAATTCTACCTCAATTAGATCGGTCTCGGGTCacctatttacaatttttggaagaaacagTAGATCGCGTCCAGCCTTACCATGCCGACCTTGCCGGCATTATATATGCGCATCCGTTCGTACATTTCGATATCATCTACCGTTTGGCTCATATGTTGCGTTATTTCGATTAA
- the LOC135839171 gene encoding uncharacterized protein LOC135839171 isoform X1, which translates to MNIHKFITWNGNQYSFKKPETSSFLRQREFDRARFKEGLWENTFDSLCNTFYMDDIRVYEPNFSRLDFPTDFIQSISIEDSSDNSSDTDSFLSSRPMERYRVPVCQYCGEEFEAGQETVRNETCPHTYHRECVKSLTEQRTPAGNFRYLPAKCQHRSCGAVLIRQHYHSIIFRYETPENICTNSGHRHRIANLSDTIDFQRERINALNDSLRDAVAQNEIMTGRIADLEREITRLRRPAQDYQDFEDDLNHRDNDDDDIGDAQRQMINHGNQVAGNENIHAAENQEDRAPDNYANNDNEANDRQDVDERNDLNEPIDRAFAEGFVQTNEEREMQRRMDQERDAQDGVIPEPVPASVSAPAPSAPNLDDVNLEEPHPSNSEPVLVAPELGEAGNVAGPSRFREPFRPSTRNVFSSFYNSSNVLVNHVMRNATEQRNDHQHRDQPLLDDEDAPYEDFRTRREIRVYDGGVQSAVFPHRRGNIMAILNQSGYTFNPQIQRELRHEYTLHSQQMYSSVYTSWSPDDRRPTTHIFLNGWWVIGDGLAHGVAREPLRRDPTLKSRWDRSRFAGSFLSAKRLRHNIQQHAHNIPRFCVVAMGGHDLTLESEHTARINTSALIQFLLDQRVERILILPIIIADRRPDAEIRRSYRDWQRGILPQLDRSRVTYLQFLEETVDRVQPYHADLAGIIYAHPFVHFDIIYRLAHMLRYFD; encoded by the exons ATGAATATCCATAAATTTATCACATGGAATGGCAATCAATACTCATTCAAGAAGCCAGAAACTTCATCTTTCTTAAGACAGCGCGAATTTGATCGAGCCAGATTTAAAGAAGGGCTATGGGAAAATACTTTTGATTCGCTGTGTAATACTTTCTATATGGATGATATACGTGTCTATGAACCTAATTTTTCTCGATTAGATTTCCCAACGGATTTTATCCAATCTATAAGCATCGAAGATTCCAGCGATAACTCATCTGACACTGATTCTTTTCTGTCCTCTAGGCCAATGGAAAGATATCGTGTTCCGGTATGCCAGTACTGCGGGGAGGAGTTCGAGGCAGGACAAGAAACTGTCCGGAATGAGACCTGTCCGCATACTTACCATCGCGAGTGCGTTAAAAGCTTAACTGAGCAGCGTACGCCCGCCGGCAATTTCCGCTATCTCCCCGCAAAATGTCAACATCGAAGTTGCGGTGCGGTTTTGATTCGACAACACTATCACAGTATTATTTTCCGCTACGAGACGCCCGAAAATATTTGCACCAACTCTGGACACCGGCATAGAATCGCGAATCTCAGCGACACGATTGATTTCCAGCGAGAGCGTATCAATGCGCTAAATGACTCACTTCGCGATGCTGTAGCgcaaaatgaaattatgacCGGACGTATTGCAGATCTCGAACGAGAAATAACTAGACTTCGGCGACCAGCGCAAGATTACCAAG ATTTCGAAGACGATCTCAACCATCGAGACAACGACGATGACGATATCGGTGATGCGCAGCGGCAGATGATTAATCACGGCAATCAAGTTGctggaaatgaaaatattcatgcCGCCGAAAATCAAGAAGATCGAGCTCCAGATAATTACGCAAATAACGATAACGAAGCCAACGATCGTCAAGACGTCGATGAGCGCAACGACCTTAATGAACCAATTGATCGAGCGTTTGCAGAAGGATTTGTTCAAACGAACG AAGAACGAGAGATGCAACGCCGTATGGACCAAGAGCGAGACGCTCAAGATGGTGTAATTCCAGAGCCAGTTCCAGCTTCGGTCAGTGCTCCAGCTCCGTCAGCTCCTAATCTTGACGATGTAAACCTCGAAGAGCCTCACCCATCGAATTCTGAACCAGTTTTAGTCGCGCCAGAGCTGGGAGAAGCGGGAAACGTTGCCGGACCATCGCGATTTCGCGAGCCTTTCCGGCCTAGTACTCGTAACGTCTTCTCTTCTTTCTACAATTCCAGCAACGTATTGGTAAACCACGTTATGCGGAATGCAACCGAACAACGCAATGATCATCAACATCGTGACCAACCGTTGCTAGATGATGAAGACGCCCCGTACGAAGACTTCAGAACGAGGCGCGAAATACGCGTCTACGATGGTGGCGTACAGAGCGCTGTATTTCCGCATCGTCGTGGAAATATTATGGCGATTTTGAACCAGTCTGGCTATACTTTCAACCCGCAAATCCAGCGCGAGCTTCGTCACGAGTATACTTTGCATAGTCAGCAAATGTACTCCTCAGTTTACACGAGCTGGTCACCGGACGACCGCCGTCCAACCACCCATATTTTCCTGAACGGATGGTGGGTGATTGGCGACGGTCTTGCCCACGGTGTTGCGAGAGAACCGCTGAGACGAGATCCAAcgttaaaaagtcgctgggatCGTAGCCGCTTCGCGGGAAGTTTTCTTTCGGCCAAACGTCTGCGACACAACATTCAACAACACGCCCACAACATCCCACGGTTCTGCGTAGTGGCCATGGGAGGACACGACCTAACGCTTGAGTCCGAGCACACGGCCAGAATAAACACGTCAGcgttgattcaatttttgttagacCAACGCGTGGAGCGAATTCTTATCCTCCCGATAATCATCGCTGATCGACGACCAGATGCGGAAATAAGAAGATCGTACCGCGATTGGCAGCGAGGAATTCTACCTCAATTAGATCGGTCTCGGGTCacctatttacaatttttggaagaaacagTAGATCGCGTCCAGCCTTACCATGCCGACCTTGCCGGCATTATATATGCGCATCCGTTCGTACATTTCGATATCATCTACCGTTTGGCTCATATGTTGCGTTATTTCGATTAA